The Ananas comosus cultivar F153 linkage group 4, ASM154086v1, whole genome shotgun sequence region cggaatcggaatgagccATTCTCGTTGTCGATGTTTGGTTTAGATAGATATCagaaacataatcaaattaatatgtcaattttatctttataatatattagtttaaaatcaaactgaaaattaaatattcaaaatttatatacaaattttaaaatgatgtcaaaaaatattcaatttcaaatttgaaattgaatgtataattcaaaatataaaactaaattttaatttattcaaattcaaacttaaaattataatttcaatttcaatttgaattcataaatttaatttaaaatttaaataaaatttgaataaaactttagattttaaattaaatttaaatttataaattagatttgaaatgcttgattgaatttttaatttttattttaagttcaaattaaatttaaatttataaatataatttttaaatttaaacttatgttttaattaaaaaataagattgaaaaagttaaatttaatccaaataaatttaTTCCGCCCGGATTAAATTTCCAATCCGACGTCCTAAGCCTGATTTAAAAAAGAGATAATTAGGGGATTTCTATTCACCtcggaatcagaatcgaaatgaGAATTACGCATACCAAATACGAACAAATAAATTCGTCTATTCCGATTTCAACTAAACACCTTTTAAAGTTTCTAAAAGTTAGGATAagaatttctttaatttatcattattattattattattattatttaactgaATCATGAAGAGCATGATTGTCAATTCGCCATGGGTAGAAACTAGAAAGAACAGGacaaaattattgcatgcacgcCATGTGTCATGCACTGGCGCTCTGAAGCCTTACCGAAGAAAAAACAAGccttaaaattagaatttagcgTTTCGTAACATCTAGAAAATCTATAGATTAAAAGTCACaagtttgaatatatatatatatatatatacactatttataaggggcaattacttatatacctctaaaaaatttctaactttCGAATTTACTCCTTTTAGaaagttaatattgaaaataccttttttacgttccaacctatttcaaatatacccctagggcatatttggttcatgattggaataggaatggaaaattaaattgaattgcttagaaatgaaaaatggaatgacgaatcatccaaaaatatttcgtttattattggaatggaaatcagaatgaaaatttaaaattttttagagagaatTTTGATTAAGAGACAGAAAAGTGATAAAGAAAGAGGAGGTAGGTGTTGatgaaaaagaattttgaatagtttactttggaatgagccaatctgtgattcaaagccggattagatcataaatggatttggtcattctcattccggagtggaatggatcgaaatcggaatctgatttctataaaacaaacggTAACTATTGAAATCAATGAATTCCAATCCGATttcatagtctaaaataggtgaaccaaacatgccttaataaactctgttatctatataaaattactattttaccctttccaatatacccttccaccatctccaaattttcttatttgccctccaacctatttcaaatatacccctatagttaaaatttgttaatgaactctattatctgtataaaattactattttaccctttcaaatatacccttctaccatcaccgacttttcttatttgcccttaaattagggggcacaaaaaatattttgactttttgtcttttcaaatatactcctctaccatcaccaacatttcttatttacccttagggcccgtttggttcgagttatgtaatattacaaagtatctcgacatattcaggtatcttggatttctgcgtgagattactactaatgctgcattagcgcgtttggtttaatgcagtaatgtaatactagattacagtgtttatagcattaatacgtttggttcagtttataaaatttagtaatcctaacataaaaatattatttctccaaaattgcccttattatggtcatttgaatattattttttgcgaaaatgacgagtggagggaaggagatcatgatgattacttgggaggacgacgcaatagaagatgataggtgttcgtgcgcgagagagagagagagagagagagagcgagagaaagtgGCGTGcgaaagagagggggaaggcgagagagagatgaaaataatgctgttaattagatttggagtTGTTAGAggataaaattgtcattttacataatatgtaatattaacgggtttcagtaatgcaagatacacgacccccctcccgttaatattttcgatgtaatcctgctcgatttgtaatgctacattaacgactagattacatagcggattaaccaaacacagttatcctggcaggattgtcTGCAATCCTGCCatgataactcgaaccaaacgcacccttaagttaaggacaaaattgatattttaattatttttaattgtggTAAATATTTAACCACGTTTAACCGAAGTTAACTTAACGAGTGGTAACTGTAgcggtattttggaataacggaggaacatattaggggtatattggaaagaaaaaaaaagtatggataaatgagatattttcaatattttgaggggtatataggcaattatccctatttataaatttgattagatttaaatGTAAAAGGATAGATAATTAGGGAATAATTTTTCCATTATTCTTCGGAAGTCAGTAATAATCTTACACCCACTCCATCCTAAGGTTATTCTtgtcacattaattttttaaattttactaaaaactaatttattttttatggcaaatttgcataaaaaatttataaattttgagcttttgcaaaactgtgccacctttttctattttgcagattcggtccgaattttcagcgaactgaccaaaataccctcattgctttttctctctcctctttctctcttctcttcttttctctcattcattttttttctataggcagaggcggaggcggaaacggcccgcctcgcctctcaccctcatactctcgccctcgccctcgccctcgccctcgccctcgccctcgccctcgccgagGCTACGTTGTGACTCTTTTTNttttttttttttttccctctccgactctcctccaccgtctccgacgaccaACGCCTCTCTcacccttccccgcccttctcgtcctctcctctactgcctccgacgacgacgcaccTTTGCCGACGctgacaccgtggaggtcgctgTGGCGCTGCAACCTCGGAGTGGGGGTTCCTGAGCGGCATCGTTccggcgccgtggccgttggcaaAGAGGAATGaccaaaaaaattgtagaagaaggaaaaaaaaaataaagacaaaaattatagaaaaaaagagatgaagatgaaattgcaccgttaaaataaaattgcattgttttaaaaaaatgttgtactattatggacataagttgcactacttagatgtaaactgcaccctttaagatgaaaattatactctttaaacgaaaattgcactctttcagagatatttacactcttttttctcttattgcactcttttagatgTAAATCGTATCCTTTaatatgaaagttacactctttaaacgaaagttgcactctttgagagatatttacactgtttctcctcttcttgcactctttgatatataaactgcacccatttaagagatatttatactgttgctccacttgttgcactatttctccttttgttataatatttttctcttaaagggTATAATTTAAGAGGAGCAACAGTgtaacaagaaaagaaacagtgcaacaagagaaaaaatagtgtaacaagagtagaaacagtgtaataagagaaaaaacatataaatatctcttaaaggggtacagtttacatctcaaagagtgtaagaagagaagaaacagtgtaaatatctcccaaagagtgctatttttgtttaaaaagtataattttcatcttaaagggtgcagtttacatcttaagtagtgcaacttatgtcCATGAAAGTGCAACGctcttttaaaatagtgcaattttattttagcggtgcaatttcatcttcatctgtatttttctatatttttttgtctttattttttttcttccattttCTACAATTTTTGTTTGTCATCCCTCTCTACCAACGGCCACGGCGCTGGCGACGACgacgctaaggaccccccgctccaaGGCTGCAGCGTcgcagcgacctccacggtATCGGCGTCGGCGaaaatgcatcgtcgtcggaggcggcagaggaggataaagagggagaggacgagaagggcgggaaaGGACGAGAGAGGGCGAGAAAAATATCGTCGTCGAAGATGGTGGAGGAGAAtcggagaaggaaaaaaaaaagagtcgcggcgcggcctcggcaGGGTCAGAGGCAAGGAAGGTAGGGGCTGCGCGGGCGAGGGCAAGGACGAGGGCGAGAGCaagagggtgagaggcgaggcggccGTTTTCGCCTCCGCATTTGCCTCCGCTGCCTtcttcggcgagagaaaaaaaaatgaacgagagaaaaaaaaaaaaaaaaaaaaaaaagagagaaaaaagagagagagaaagtaataagtgtattttagtcagtttgctgaaaatttggttcgaatctgcaaaatcgaaaaaagtggctcacttttgcaaaagcacaAAACTGGTGgatttttttgcaaattggccattttttATCAACCCTGAAATTACGGGTGTAAAATATACACTTTTTTTgaactagtgaaggcccgcgcttcgcggcgaaaAATTTAcgcaatttctaaaatattttgaataaactaaTATATTCCTATGTTTCCGTTGTTagcattcattttttttacttttttaattttcaaatctaattttaaattttaaatttcaaaaaattgaagagagagaaaaagtaaaaaattatttaaatagcgaggaataaaaaaaatttgaagattgAAGTGCaatttatatgtattattaataaattaattaattatataatatataactaattattaataaatttaattaattaattaattttatagagtttagagatttaaaattttaaactctgaagcttaaaattgaaatatatattataagttaacattaaaatttaaaagtgaaatatttaaatataaattgaaatttaaaattttttataatttctcttcgcctctccttctctctctctctctttctctcattggctccctcctctctcttttctctctctacctcttcTCTATCTTTCTGCTCTCTCCCCGCATGCCTGCCCCCCCCTCcccggtctctctctctctcccccctctttCCGCTCTTACTCCCTCTCCCACCCCCTGGGCTTGCGCCGTGCCACCACCTCGCGCGTGCCATCCACACCGTGCACCCGCGCCCGCCCGGCGCGCAACCGCCGCCGGCCCCCGCACACCGCGCCTTGTGCCCTGCCCGCTCCCGCAGCCTCCTTAGCAGAGTACCGCGCGCGTGCTAAGCACGAGATGAGTGCACGGGAAAAGAGGGGGGCTCCGCGCAGATGGGCGCGCGCGGCGTTGCCGCGCCCCGCCCCCGACTGCTGGCGACCGACGCACCGTGCCATGCCGTGGGAGACGCCCTCAGCCCGCCGTGTCCGCCGCAGCGGTCAAAATCCCATATCAATAATATTAGTTATTTCAACAAATGGATCacttttaacttttagttttaatatttatctCCCCATGTCGGATTTGctgtaaattttatacatttatataataagttaatgatttatcaaaagaaatttctataatataatagtgTTGATTCAAGATACATCATATACCTTTTACTACTGAATatgaaacaaaaatttttaCGTTCTCGAATTTGTTTGTATGAGAGGGTCTATCTATGTGAATATCTTTTCCGATCATACCAAACTGCCTTTCCACCAAAGGTCAGAACATAGTATCGGTGTAGCATCAATACATTTTGCCTAACCCCTTCTCCACTTGACAGCTCAGTTACTCTATATTGATAAAccaatatatctatattataaggagatatattatatatatatatatatatatatatatttgatgtacataaagtttaaaatttcaaattctgatCTAAACTGCTTCAAGACTAAATTAATGACTAGATTACGTAGCGGATAAACCAAGCATAGTAATTttgacaggattgcctgtaatcctacCAGGATAACTTAAACCAAACCCAccctaaaaatttattttaccgCTTATCAGTGATAGAATAAATTTATGCCGTTCACATATTATGGTAGAATTAACACCACGAATTGTTTCTGTGTGCAGTGCATGTTAACTGGGTATCTAATGAGATACAAGATCAATCCTTGATGAGTGCATTATTTTCTACTAAATTTATATCGAGTACCCAGTTTACGGTATGGACTAGATTTATATGTTACGGACTTAGCAAAATCAGTTGTCAAGTCTGTGCGGTGCTCACCTTCTTTTGCCAATACGATTAAGtgcaagagagagagttttgagaaaaatagtattattttacttaaaagTAGAGAACTATAACTAATTTATTCTGAGAGGGTGGAGGCCACAAGTATATAGAGACCATTTGCGGACCAAGAGAGCAAATAGAAAGACCCAAAATGACGCAAAactacaagtaaaaaaaaaaaagattgcgAGCTCTTAAGAGCCTACATTTATTACATCTCACTTGGTTCCTCGACTTCCACGTCTGCAGTCTCGATATCCGTAGAGATGCTTCTAGTAAATTCTAACAAAACCTCTGGTAACAATCTTCTCCGAAGTAGTTTGGGTGATTACAAAGATGAAAACTGGAGAAAAATTGTACTCTGCTTCATAGCATATACCAGGTCTATGGAACgcattctctctttctctctctaaaccacTTGCTCCTTCCATTGGAAGCACCTTTTTTTCTCAGAGAAGGAACCAAAACTCcgctccctccctctctctccgtACATTATAAAACCTCTTCCCTTTCCCCCGCCATTTTCCTCGtcgtcgtctctctctctctctctctctctctctttctctctcatacTACCCAATTGCCATTAATGTCGTCTTCCAAGCTCAAGGTCGACGAGCTCCGCGCCGAGCTCTCTCGCCGCGGCCTCGACACTTCCGGAACCAAACCCACCCTCGTAAAtccccactttctctctctctctctctctctctctctctatgatcGAAAACCCTAACCCCGTTCCCCTCTTTCCTGCTTCTTTCTCAGGTGCGGCGCCTCGAGTCGGCGCTCCGCAAGGAGAAGaaagcggaggcggcggcggcagcggtgaGTGACGGTGCCGCTGCAAATGCTGGGAAGAAGAGGAAGCGGGACGAGTTAGCGGGGGACGGGGACGTGGACGGGGAAGGGGATGGAGATAGGAATGGGGTGATCGGCGATGTNGAGAGAGGGGGAGCCGAGGAGggggtggggagagagagagagaaagacgaAAAAAAGGGGGGGCCCCACCGAAGCCCCCCGCCAAACGCGGGGAGGCTTTGGCAGGAACCCAtgatttaatatatgtatagatGTGCAagaaacatttttctttttttattgcatAGAGACCCATTCAATTATCATTTATTTTGGTTTAAATAattcattaaattaaattaattattttgttaaaaatcgAAATGTTCCATTAGCTACTAACTATAAAGTAAATCTATATGATTTCTAttgccatgtggtgtgtccacattgatGGGTCTTAATCTAACCCAATCCATATAAGATATGGATTGGGATTTATTCTAATAAGTTAAGGATAAGAATGAATTATacgtttcttattagttaagaaactATCTTCTAGTGGATATCTATTAAGGATATTATAGTGTCTATGGGGTTTAGCTATTGGGGCGGCTGCAGCATCAGTGGTTTATCGAcacatctgtagagtgtcgggacTAGTCAGAGACATTTTGGTGCGAAATAGATGCGAAAACGGACTCAAAGCTGTGAGAGTTGGAGTTCGAACACTGAAATTTGCAAAAGCAGGATTTTGAGTGCTATATACCGGTACCTGAGAGGTGTATCGCTACCCCAGAAGGATTACGCAAAGgggtggcacggggtcgtgccgaaaGCTTGCCGGCATGGTACGACACAATACGTGCCGAgctgtgccgatgcgtgccggtcaaaaaaattcttgtgtgccgacatataatagcatgaaatatttattttcttcagcAACAAaatttctaactatttattatgtaatataccgaactccTAACATTATGAAGTTTTGGTGGGAACAAGTTTAAAAAGCTAGCAGATAAGTTCCGGTGAAATTTGGAGAGCATTTGAGTACTTTCGGCGCAAACCGGATGCGAAAAAGGGCTCCAAAAGCTAAATCTGCCTAAGTTGCAAAATTTGTACTAGGTACCGATAC contains the following coding sequences:
- the LOC109709073 gene encoding poly [ADP-ribose] polymerase 2-A-like; translation: MSSSKLKVDELRAELSRRGLDTSGTKPTLVRRLESALRKEKKAEAAAAAVSDGAAANAGKKRKRDELAGDGDVDGEGDGDRNGVIGDVERGGAEEGVGREREKDEKKGGPHRSPPPNAGRLWQEPMI